The DNA region TAAGAATACGAGGAATAAAGAAGCTATATCAAAAAACACCGTAACTGAAAACGCCGGGACACCGAGAATAATTGCTGGTATGTAGATGAGTGCCGCAAGGCCAGGATATTCAAAAAAAGTGACGAGTCCGCCGGACAGTAAAGGCGTGGAAAGGAAGCCATTTATGTTAATTCCAACGAAGACGTTTGCCATGTTTGCGTTTACGTAAGGATCTATTCCGTGAAGTGTGAGATTCGCCGCATAACTGTCAATAATCATCTCATCTGTTGTCGCGCCGGGAAAGAACTGAACATAAGCCGCAATTACTGCGACCAGGGCAAACGAGAATGCAATTAGCGGAAGTATCCTGGATGGAAAATCCCTTGTCTTGAATGCAACTGCATACAGAATGAAGAAAGCAGAAATAACGATCATTGCCCATATTGCCACTAGTGCTGCAATATTCAGGTATCCCACATAGTACCACATCACGAAAGAAAAGTTCAGGTAAATTATTGCATAGACCAGAAAATGAATCCGCCATTTCTCCATCTGGTGATGCTCCACCGTCTCCTGGTCCAGTACCTCTTCTTCTTTTCGTTCAGTTATCTCCGGCATTTAGGGCAACCTACATAAATATTTTCAATCCGCAAAGTGGAATTCGGTTTAATAACTTTTTGTGCATATTTTCCCGTTCTATGCGAATAATACTCATGTTGCAACATGAATTATGTAAATCTTCGTATCTTCAAAAATGAACTACTTGTAAAGAACTTTTATATTTTATGGATCAATGGCAGTACTGGCAAGACGCCACTGAAGTGTTGAAATGACAGACAAACACGTTGACTATGAAACAGATGTACTTATAATTGGGGCGGGTGGTGCAGGCCTGAGAGCTGCAATTGCCGCCAATGACTCCGGCAACAAGGTAACGGTTGTTACGAAATCGCTCCTTGGAAAGGCGCATACAGTGATGGCAGAGGGTGGGATAGCGGCCTCCCTTGGGAATCTCGATAGCAAGGATAGCTGGGAGGTGCATTTCAATGATACATTTGTGGAAGGAGTTTACATCTCCAACTGGAAGATGGCAGAACTGCTTGCAAAAGAGGCACCGGAGAGAGTTATAGAACTGGAAAAGTACGGTGCATTGTTTGACAGGACCCCTGAAGGGAAGATTTCACAGAGAGCCTTCGGCGCACACACCTATAGGAGACTTTGTCACGTAGGAGATCGCACTGGGCTCGAGATCATCAAGACGCTTGAAGACCAGGTACTGCACAGGGACATTGTTTTCTTCGATGAGCTTTACATAACAAAAATTCTTAAAAAGGATGAAAAGGTAATCGGCGCCATTGGCCTGAAGCTTAATTCTGGAGAATTCTATGTGTTTCGTGCAAAGGCCGTGATAATTGCGACCGGTGGTTGCGGAAAGATATACAAGGTGACGTCAAACTCCTGGGAATCGACTGGCGACGGCCTTGGACTGGCTTTCAACGCTGGTGCTGAGCTGATGGACATGGAGATGATACAATTTCACCCCACGGGAATGGTATACCCTCCTGGAGTCAAGGGACTCCTTGTCACGGAGGGGGTAAGGGGTGATGGTGGCATTCTTCTTAATTCTCAAGGTGAGAGATATATGCTGAGATACTCCCCCAAGAAGAAAGAACTTGATGCAAGGGATATAGTTGCTAGGGCGAACTACGCGGAGATAATGGCTGGCAGGGGTACACCGCATGGAGGAGTGTACCTGGACATCACACATAAGGGCGCAGATTACATAAAGACAAAACTACCCAGCATGTACGCACAGTTCAAGGATTTCGCGGGGGTTGACATAACGAAAGAAAAGATGGAAGTTGCCCCGACAGTGCATTATCAGATGGGTGGTATCAAGGTCGACCCAGAAACGACCAAAACAAACGTTGAGGGGCTTTTTGCTGCTGGAGAAGTCGCCAGCGGTTTGCACGGAGCTAACAGGCTTGGAGGGAATTCCCTAGCAGATATCCTGGTATTCGGAAGACGCAGTGGATTGGGAGCAGGAGGATACGCTAGGGACAAGAAGCTCGAAACGGTCAATCCTCCAGACGTAGATACGGAAATAGCGCGCGTAAAATCTTTCCTGAGGGAGGGCGGGAAGAACCCATACGACATCATAGAATCCCTTTCAGCAAATATGAGTGACAATGTCGGAATCATCCGAAATGAGGAGAATCTGGAAAAAGCCCTGAAGAACCTGCAGGATTTGAAATTGCAGGTACCGTCAGTCAGCGTTGGCGGGAACCTGAAGTACAACAAAGGGCTCCTGGCCTGCCTTGAGCTTCCCAATATGATCATAGCCGCAGAGGCGGTCATCCGAGGAGCTCTCATGCGGAAGGAAAGTAGGGGGGCGCACGCGAGAAGCGATTACCCGAAAAAGGATCCAAATTTCAGGAAAAACATAATCTACACAAAGATAGGAAATGATATGAAATTAGAATTACGGCCTGTTCCAGAAATGCCGGATGAAATTAAGAAACTTGTAGACCCGGAGGAATACTGATGGATAAAATAACGCTTAGTATATTTAGGCAGGACCCGGCCCTTGAGGCTGAGGGGAAATTTGTTGATTATGAAGTCCCGACCGAAGATGGGATGGTTGTGCTTGATGCCGTAAAGTATGTCGAAACGCATATAGACCCAACTCTTTCACTCCGGTGGAACTGCAAAGCCGGAAAGTGCGGATCATGTTCAGCCGAGATAAACCGCAAACCATCGCTAATGTGCAAGACGAGAGTCGATGAGGCGGGAAAACATATCACTGTAGCCCCCATGGCGGCATTCCCTCTCATTAAGGATCTAGTGACGGATGTATCCGGCAACTGGGTAAGCCTCAAGAAAATACCGATATTCACTCCAAGAGAAAATGACGAAAAAGCATGGACGGTGGCTCAGATTGACATTGAGAGATCAAAGGAATTCAAGAAATGCATTGAATGTTTTCTGTGCCAGGATGTTTGCCACGTGGTGAGGGAACATGGTTCCTCTGGGTATTTTGGACCAAGGCATGTGGTGAAGGCTGCCTCTGCCGATATGCACCCCATGGATACTCTTGATAGGTCAGAATTCCTGAACTTGAGTGCGGGCCTTGGGTACTGCAATATCACAAAATGCTGCCAGAACGTTTGTCCAGAGGGCATCCACATAACAGACAATGCGATAATACCGGAGAAAGAGCGCGCTGTCAACGCATACTATGACCCTATTTCAATTATTTTAAGATCAAGAAGGAAGAGGAAGGAGGCGAAAAACAATGGAAAACACTAAATCTAAAGCAATAAATAGCATAATACCTTCAGAATTCCTTGAACCAAACTGGAGATTCTGGTCATTCGTACTCGTATCGGTAATAGGGACTTATCTTATGGTACTCTATCAGGTTCCTGTTCACAATGGCCTCACAGATCCATTCTATTCCCCGACAGTCCTTGTACTTCCTCTAGTAGTGTTGTTCAGGTTGACATGCTACGCATACAGGAAAGATTACCACAGGCACCTTTTTAATCACCCTAACAGTTGCCTTACTGGAGAAAGACTAGACAGCAAGGCGAGAACCTACACTGGGGAGACCAGGTTTTTCAGGGTTGAGAATTTCCACAGATACTTCATGTACACGGCATGGGCGATCCTGCCATTCTTCTTCTATGACGTGTACACGGCAATCGCATATTCAGACTCAGTGACCCTGGCCTCCATAATCTTACTGATCAATGCAATAGCCGTAACGCTCTACACGTTCTCGTGCCACTCCGTCAGGCACCTTACAGGCGGTTACAAGGACTGCTTCAGTTGCCCGTCTAATAACCTGAACAAGAAGAGATCATTTTTCACCGTTCAATCCAGATTCAATGCTCACCATGAAGCACTTGCCTGGACGAGCCTGATCATGTTCATATTCACAGATCTCTATCTCAGGGGCTTGCTTATCAATCTGCCGTTGAATATCACGCTGTTTCATCTGGGGTTGTGATTAGAATGATAAAAATACTGCCTTCAAGATTCAGATACCCGCTTTTCTTTCTCGGCCTCCTGATAATGGAACTATCAGGTCTCCTGCTGAAGTTCGCAAATCTAGCGTTCAGTGGCGTGGAAGTCATGATAGCGGCTGGGTTCCTTGTTTTCGTTTTTTCTATCGTGGCTACTTAGTTCAAATGGCGTTTAGTATTTCAACCATATTTTTTTATTCTTTATCTTGACCTTTCTATGATTATAAATGCGGATATGACAGGTTACTTCAATCATAATGAGAAATTTTACACGGCGGTAGTAAGAGCCAGTGTTCCAAGATTCTGTCAGACTCTACGGAAAAGAAATTGTATCAGGCTCTCTGAGAGCAGAGATCATCCCTTTTCTTTTTGTGCAAAAATCATTATCGATGGAAAGATAAATATCTTGTAAAATGAGCCCTAGCCATCTAAATTAGGCTGGCGCTGAACAGTCTCCCCAGTTTCATTATCTGTTTCCCCTTTACCGCCATCTTTGAGGATCACATTTTTCATCAACAGGGTGAAGAATACAGAAACGAGCAGGAACACCATTCCTATCAGGTAAACATAACTGAACGCCTGCGAAGATGGGAACATCCTGACATAGGAACCCTGCACTGTTTGAATCGTAACTGGCATCACATACATTGTCTCAAGAACGCCACTTATGGCCGGAGCTATGGACGAACCTATGTTCCTGAATACAACATTCATGCCGGTTGAAGCCCCAGATTCCTTGCTAGGTGTGGAGACCAAAAGGATATTGATCACCCCTACAAATATAAAAGAAAGTCCTATGCCCATAATCACTGCCTCTTCCGTTATGTTCAGCACCGTGGACCTGTACAGGTATAGGCCCACATATGCAGCGAAGAGCACGATGGTACCAATGAGTATTGAAATCTTCGGGCCCCGAGCCTTTGTGACCAGGGCTGAAAGTGGTGCAAAAAGCATCGAAACAAGCGCAGCAGGGAGCATTACAAGCCCCGCGCTGAATATACTAAGGCCAAATCCAGAAGGCGATGGATCTTGAAGCAGCGTGGGTACGCTGTAAAATAGGAAAAACATACCAGCCATTGCAAAGAGTCCTGTGAAATTTGAGAGTAATACATTTCTGATCCTTAGCAGCTTCATGCTTATGAATGGGGATTCCGCCCTTCTCTCCACTAGGACGAACGCTATAAGCGACAGTACTGAGACCGCAAAAGAAGCAGTAATACGTATCGAAGACCAGCCCCAGTATTCTCCCTCAGATATTCCAAGAATAAGAGTAACCACTCCCACAGCAAGTAACCCAACTCCTGCAAAATCTATCCTCTGCTTGGAGCGTGTTGAACTGTCCTTGAGGACTATAAGAGCCAGGAAAAAGAGGCCAAAGGCAAAAGGTATAGCAGAATGGTACGACCATTCCCACGAGTAATTCTGGGTTATCCACGCCCCAAAAACAAGTCCAATAGCAGCGCCGCCGGTGAAGGTGGAACTCAAAATCCCTTGAGCAAGTGCCAGATCGTGCTTTGGCACCTGATCGTTGAGGAGAGCAAACGCAACCGGAAACATACCCATACCCAGCCCCTGAATAGATCGAATAAATATCAACTGATCAAGGGTTGTGGCAAATCCCCCAAAAGAAACCGCGACCGCATAAATCAGAGCAAGTATGAGAAATATATTTTTCTTGCCGTACATGTCAGCCAATCTGCCGAACAGGGCGGCTGAAATCGTGCCTGAAATTACATAGGCCGTTATAATCCATGATAGTGAATCGTAATTTGTGCTGAAGAATTTTTCAAGCACGGGGGTTGCTGGCATTATCATTGTCTCTACATAATTTATAAGAATGCCCATGAAGGCCATTATGCCTATGGTTAGCCCCGCATGCCTTGTGAACCTGACCAATCTAGATCATGTCTCCCTCATTGCCTGTTTATTCCAAGTACAACATCCTGCTTTGCATATTTTTCAGGACGAATCTCAGTGCTTAGCCACAGCACCTTCCATTTTCCCTTTCTTTCGCAAGTGACCCCTGTAGATGATCCATATCAATACTGCCACAAATGCTGCGGCTGCAACGTAGGTATACTGGTCGAAATAACTGAGTATATCCTGCCAGTGAGGGCCAAGGGAATATCCTAGATACACAAGCAGGATATCCCATAAAATGCTCCCAACAAGTGTGAGTATGGTGAAGTCTCTGAGCCGCATCTTAGCAACACCGGCCGGTATGGAGATGAATGACCTGAACACGGGAACGAGCCTGGTGAAGAATACCGATGAGTCTCCATACTTAACAAACCACCTGTGTGTCCGCTGAATTGAGCCCTCGTCCAGCCCGAAATATTTACCGTACCTCATTATAAGCGGGATTCCCCCCTTGTCTCCAAGGACATAAGCTAAAAGGGCACCCACTAAATTTCCCAGCGATCCCGCAATCAATACTATTATATAAGCAGAAATACCAAAATATGGCGGAAGAGCACCTGTCAGAGCTAGGTAACCCCCAAATGCCAAGACCACTTCGGAAGGTACTGGAATGAGAAGCCCTTCAAGCACCATAAGGCCGAATATTCCAGGGTAACCAATAGTGCTGATCAGGTTTTGCACGAATAAAACTACACTATCTACTATTGATAGTAATACAGACACAAAACCTTATACTTATCCTATTATAAAATAATTGTAGATAAAATATGGAAAGGCTTCAGTCCTCCCCAGCCTTGAGAGAATAGTCACCGATCATGGCAATTACTTCATTCGGAGGTAGCGAAAACCTGCGCTTCTTGATATCGCTCTCGAGCAGCATCAACTCAGAAAGCTCGTCGGGATAGCCATCCGCGTAAATGATCTCCTCGATTTTTGCGTTCATCAGCATTTTAGAGCACACC from Thermoplasmataceae archaeon includes:
- a CDS encoding FAD-binding protein, with amino-acid sequence MTDKHVDYETDVLIIGAGGAGLRAAIAANDSGNKVTVVTKSLLGKAHTVMAEGGIAASLGNLDSKDSWEVHFNDTFVEGVYISNWKMAELLAKEAPERVIELEKYGALFDRTPEGKISQRAFGAHTYRRLCHVGDRTGLEIIKTLEDQVLHRDIVFFDELYITKILKKDEKVIGAIGLKLNSGEFYVFRAKAVIIATGGCGKIYKVTSNSWESTGDGLGLAFNAGAELMDMEMIQFHPTGMVYPPGVKGLLVTEGVRGDGGILLNSQGERYMLRYSPKKKELDARDIVARANYAEIMAGRGTPHGGVYLDITHKGADYIKTKLPSMYAQFKDFAGVDITKEKMEVAPTVHYQMGGIKVDPETTKTNVEGLFAAGEVASGLHGANRLGGNSLADILVFGRRSGLGAGGYARDKKLETVNPPDVDTEIARVKSFLREGGKNPYDIIESLSANMSDNVGIIRNEENLEKALKNLQDLKLQVPSVSVGGNLKYNKGLLACLELPNMIIAAEAVIRGALMRKESRGAHARSDYPKKDPNFRKNIIYTKIGNDMKLELRPVPEMPDEIKKLVDPEEY
- a CDS encoding succinate dehydrogenase/fumarate reductase iron-sulfur subunit; protein product: MDKITLSIFRQDPALEAEGKFVDYEVPTEDGMVVLDAVKYVETHIDPTLSLRWNCKAGKCGSCSAEINRKPSLMCKTRVDEAGKHITVAPMAAFPLIKDLVTDVSGNWVSLKKIPIFTPRENDEKAWTVAQIDIERSKEFKKCIECFLCQDVCHVVREHGSSGYFGPRHVVKAASADMHPMDTLDRSEFLNLSAGLGYCNITKCCQNVCPEGIHITDNAIIPEKERAVNAYYDPISIILRSRRKRKEAKNNGKH
- a CDS encoding MFS transporter, with protein sequence MVRFTRHAGLTIGIMAFMGILINYVETMIMPATPVLEKFFSTNYDSLSWIITAYVISGTISAALFGRLADMYGKKNIFLILALIYAVAVSFGGFATTLDQLIFIRSIQGLGMGMFPVAFALLNDQVPKHDLALAQGILSSTFTGGAAIGLVFGAWITQNYSWEWSYHSAIPFAFGLFFLALIVLKDSSTRSKQRIDFAGVGLLAVGVVTLILGISEGEYWGWSSIRITASFAVSVLSLIAFVLVERRAESPFISMKLLRIRNVLLSNFTGLFAMAGMFFLFYSVPTLLQDPSPSGFGLSIFSAGLVMLPAALVSMLFAPLSALVTKARGPKISILIGTIVLFAAYVGLYLYRSTVLNITEEAVIMGIGLSFIFVGVINILLVSTPSKESGASTGMNVVFRNIGSSIAPAISGVLETMYVMPVTIQTVQGSYVRMFPSSQAFSYVYLIGMVFLLVSVFFTLLMKNVILKDGGKGETDNETGETVQRQPNLDG
- a CDS encoding DedA family protein, producing MSVLLSIVDSVVLFVQNLISTIGYPGIFGLMVLEGLLIPVPSEVVLAFGGYLALTGALPPYFGISAYIIVLIAGSLGNLVGALLAYVLGDKGGIPLIMRYGKYFGLDEGSIQRTHRWFVKYGDSSVFFTRLVPVFRSFISIPAGVAKMRLRDFTILTLVGSILWDILLVYLGYSLGPHWQDILSYFDQYTYVAAAAFVAVLIWIIYRGHLRKKGKMEGAVAKH